A genomic segment from Glycine soja cultivar W05 chromosome 20, ASM419377v2, whole genome shotgun sequence encodes:
- the LOC114403557 gene encoding ABC transporter G family member 24-like isoform X2 — protein MCRWSIKSMHLRVPIVVLSLFLGMMQLPCQEVNDYDQIDSPAVLPLVTQLVYSQISNLTSILSQEISKESTFCIKDPDADWNQAFNFSSDLGFLASCIKKTRGDIAKRLCTAAEVRFFLNSLLGKSVSANYLKPNKNCNLTSWVSGCEPGWACSVPSSQKVDLKNSKEIPARTSNCQACCEGFFCPHGITCMIPCPLGSYCPLATLNKTTGICEPYLYQLPPMQPNHTCGGANVWADVSSSSEIFCSAGSYCPTTTKRIPCSSGHYCRMGSTSEKRCFKLSSCNSNTATQNMHAYGIMLIAALSTLLLIIYNCSDQVLTTRERRVAKSREAAARSARKTANARQRWQFAKDATKKGAMGLQAQLSRTFKKDVANLEKVKILNQATSEADIELLSHSGPTTSSMVASSSLAPKEKGKEPNGLMQIIHEIENDPDINDHLHTEIETRDTGVRANAPKGKQPHTHSQIFKYAYSQLEKEKAEQQENKKLTFSGVIKMATNTEKRKRPLMEISFKDLTLTLKAQNKHILRYVTGKIKPGRITAVMGPSGAGKTTFLSALAGKALGCSVTGSIFINGRNESIHSFKKITGFVPQDDVVHGNLTVEENLWFSAQCRLSADLSKPEKVLVVERVIEFLGLQSVRNALVGTVEKRGISGGQRKRVNVGLEMVMEPSLLILDEPTSGLDSASSQLLLRALRREALEGVNICMVVHQPSYALFKMFDDLILLGKGGLTVYHGSAKKVEEYFSGLGINIPERINPPDYFIDILEGITTPGGSSGLSYKELPVRWMLHNGYPIPLDMRQNAVQFDMSQSVNSANEIDPNGSGHVGKTFAGELWQDMRNNVELKREKIRLNFFKSKDLSNRKTPGVFKQYKYFLIRVGKQRLREARIQAIDYLILLLAGACLGSLTKSGDQTFGAAGYTYTVIALFCAK, from the exons ATGTGTAGGTGGAGCATTAAGTCAATGCATTTGAGGGTGCCCATTGTGGTGTTGAGCTTGTTCCTTGGGATGATGCAGTTGCCGTGCCAAGAAGTGAATGACTATGACCAAATCGATAGCCCTGCTGTTCTTCCCCTCGTTACTCAGCTTGTCTATAGTCAAATCTCCAATTTGACATCAATACTCAGTCAGGAAATAAGCAAAGAGTCCACTTTTTGTATCAAAGATCC GGATGCTGATTGGAATCaagcatttaatttttcatctgaTTTGGGCTTCTTGGCGTCTTGCATTAAGAAGACTAGAG GAGATATTGCAAAACGTTTGTGTACAGCAGCAGAAGTGAGGTTTTTCTTAAATAGTTTGTTGGGAAAATCTGTAAGTGCCAATTATTTAAAGCCTAACAAGAACTGCAATTTAACGTCATGGGTCTCTGGTTGTGAGCCAGGATGGGCCTGTAGTGTTCCCTCAAGCCAGAAGGTTGACCTTAAAAATTCAAAGGAGATACCTGCAAGAACTTCGAATTGTCAAGCATGTTGTGAAGGCTTCTTTTGTCCTCATGGGATTACATGCATGATAC CATGCCCTTTAGGTTCTTATTGCCCTCTTGCTACACTGAATAAAACAACTGGCATTTGTGAACC ATATCTTTATCAGCTGCCTCCAATGCAGCCAAACCATACCTGTGGTGGAGCAAATGTTTGGGCTGATGTTAGTAGCAGTAGTGAGATATTTTGCTCAGCTGGATCATACtgcccaacaacaacaaaaagaatTCCTTGCAGTAGTGG GCATTACTGCAGGATGGGCTCCACATCTGAGAAAA GATGCTTCAAGTTGAGTTCATGTAATTCAAACACAGCAACCcaaaatatgcatgcatatgGAATTATGCTCATT GCTGCTTTGAGTACTTTGCTACTCATTATTTACAATTGTTCTGACCAAGTTCTAACTACTAGGGAAAGAAGAGTGGCCAAATCTAGAGAAGCAGCAGCTAGAAGTGCAAGGAAGACTGCAAATGCACGCCAAAGATGGCAATTTGCAAAAGATGCCACTAAGAAGGGTGCAATGGGGCTGCAAGCTCAGCTATCACGCACCTTCAAGAAGGATGTGGCAAATCtggaaaaagttaaaattttgaatcaaGCAACTTCTGAAGCAGATATTGAATTGTTGTCACATTCAGGACCTACAACTTCAAGCATGGTTGCAAGTTCATCTCTGGCGccaaaggaaaagggaaaagaaccTAATGGTCTTATGCAGATAATacatgaaattgaaaatgatccaGATATTAATGACCACCTTCATACAGAAATAGAAACCAGAGATACAGGTGTTAGAGCAAATGCGCCAAAGGGAAAACAACCACATACTCATAGCCAAATTTTTAAGTATGCATATTCTCAACTTGAAAAAGAGAAGGCTGAGCAACAAGAAAACAAGAAGCTTACCTTCTCGGGGGTAATTAAAATGGCTACAAACactgaaaaaaggaaaaggccttTAATGGAGATTTCTTTCAAGGATCTGACTCTTACATTGAAAGCTCAAAACAAACACATATTGAGATATGTTACTGGGAAAATTAAACCTGGCCGCATCACTGCTGTCATGGGTCCATCAGGGGCTGGCAAGACAACATTTCTTTCAGCTCTAGCCGGAAAGGCATTGGGATGCTCAGTCACtggttcaatttttataaatggAAGGAATGAATCAATCCACTCCTTTAAGAAAATTACTGGCTTTGTGCCACAAGATGATGTAGTTCATGGAAACCTAACAGTGGAAGAGAATCTCTGGTTCAGTGCACAGTGCAG GCTATCTGCTGACTTGTCAAAACCAGAAAAAGTTCTGGTTGTTGAAAGAGTTATAGAATTCTTGGGGCTTCAATCTGTGCGCAATGCCTTGGTTGGAACTGTGGAAAAAAGAGGGATCTCTGGAGGCCAAAGGAAGCGTGTAAATGTTGGATTGGAAATGGTTATGGAACCTTCGCTCTTGATCTTGGATGAACCCACATCTGGCTTGGACAGTGCATCATCTCAGCTCCTTCTAAGAGCACTAAGACGCGAAGCTCTTGAGGGAGTGAACATTTGCATGGTGGTTCACCAACCCAG CTATGCTTTGTTCAAGATGTTTGATGACCTGATACTTCTGGGAAAAGGTGGTCTTACTGTCTATCATGGATCTGCCAAGAAAGTTGAAGAATACTTTTCAGGTCTGGGGATCAATATTCCGGAGCGGATTAATCCTCCTGATTACTTCATTGACATTTTGGAGGGCATAACAACACCTGGTGGAAGCTCAGGACTCAGTTATAAAGAGCTGCCAGTTAGATGGATGCTTCATAATGGATATCCAATTCCTCTTGATATGAGGCAGAATGCAGTTCAATTTGATATGTCCCAGAGTGTAAATTCAGCTAATGAAATAGATCCCAATGGATCTGGTCATGTCGGTAAAACCTTTGCCGGAGAATTATGGCAAGATATGAGAAACAATGTGGAACTGAAGAGGGAGAAGATaagactcaatttttttaaatccaaGGATTTATCTAACCGGAAAACTCCTGGTGTTTTCAAGCAATATAAGTACTTTCTTATACG GGTTGGGAAGCAGCGACTACGAGAAGCTAGGATCCAAGCCATTGATTATCTTATTTTGTTACTTGCTGGAGCCTGCTTAGGATCACTTACCAAATCAGGTGACCAAACATTTGGTGCAGCTGGGTACACCTATACGGTGATTGCT CTCTTCTGTGCAAAATAG
- the LOC114403557 gene encoding ABC transporter G family member 28-like isoform X3 gives MHDTYLYQLPPMQPNHTCGGANVWADVSSSSEIFCSAGSYCPTTTKRIPCSSGHYCRMGSTSEKRCFKLSSCNSNTATQNMHAYGIMLIAALSTLLLIIYNCSDQVLTTRERRVAKSREAAARSARKTANARQRWQFAKDATKKGAMGLQAQLSRTFKKDVANLEKVKILNQATSEADIELLSHSGPTTSSMVASSSLAPKEKGKEPNGLMQIIHEIENDPDINDHLHTEIETRDTGVRANAPKGKQPHTHSQIFKYAYSQLEKEKAEQQENKKLTFSGVIKMATNTEKRKRPLMEISFKDLTLTLKAQNKHILRYVTGKIKPGRITAVMGPSGAGKTTFLSALAGKALGCSVTGSIFINGRNESIHSFKKITGFVPQDDVVHGNLTVEENLWFSAQCRLSADLSKPEKVLVVERVIEFLGLQSVRNALVGTVEKRGISGGQRKRVNVGLEMVMEPSLLILDEPTSGLDSASSQLLLRALRREALEGVNICMVVHQPSYALFKMFDDLILLGKGGLTVYHGSAKKVEEYFSGLGINIPERINPPDYFIDILEGITTPGGSSGLSYKELPVRWMLHNGYPIPLDMRQNAVQFDMSQSVNSANEIDPNGSGHVGKTFAGELWQDMRNNVELKREKIRLNFFKSKDLSNRKTPGVFKQYKYFLIRVGKQRLREARIQAIDYLILLLAGACLGSLTKSGDQTFGAAGYTYTVIAVSLLCKIAALRSFSLDKLHYWRESDSGMSSLAYFLSKDTIDLFNTLIKPVVYLSMFYFFTNPISTFADNYVVLLCLVYCVTGIAYALSIFFEPGAAQLWSVLLPVVLTLIATQPKDSKVLKNIANLCYSKWALQALVVANAERYQGVWLITRCGSLLKSGYNLHDWSLCISILILMGVIARAIAFFCMVTFRKK, from the exons ATGCATGATAC ATATCTTTATCAGCTGCCTCCAATGCAGCCAAACCATACCTGTGGTGGAGCAAATGTTTGGGCTGATGTTAGTAGCAGTAGTGAGATATTTTGCTCAGCTGGATCATACtgcccaacaacaacaaaaagaatTCCTTGCAGTAGTGG GCATTACTGCAGGATGGGCTCCACATCTGAGAAAA GATGCTTCAAGTTGAGTTCATGTAATTCAAACACAGCAACCcaaaatatgcatgcatatgGAATTATGCTCATT GCTGCTTTGAGTACTTTGCTACTCATTATTTACAATTGTTCTGACCAAGTTCTAACTACTAGGGAAAGAAGAGTGGCCAAATCTAGAGAAGCAGCAGCTAGAAGTGCAAGGAAGACTGCAAATGCACGCCAAAGATGGCAATTTGCAAAAGATGCCACTAAGAAGGGTGCAATGGGGCTGCAAGCTCAGCTATCACGCACCTTCAAGAAGGATGTGGCAAATCtggaaaaagttaaaattttgaatcaaGCAACTTCTGAAGCAGATATTGAATTGTTGTCACATTCAGGACCTACAACTTCAAGCATGGTTGCAAGTTCATCTCTGGCGccaaaggaaaagggaaaagaaccTAATGGTCTTATGCAGATAATacatgaaattgaaaatgatccaGATATTAATGACCACCTTCATACAGAAATAGAAACCAGAGATACAGGTGTTAGAGCAAATGCGCCAAAGGGAAAACAACCACATACTCATAGCCAAATTTTTAAGTATGCATATTCTCAACTTGAAAAAGAGAAGGCTGAGCAACAAGAAAACAAGAAGCTTACCTTCTCGGGGGTAATTAAAATGGCTACAAACactgaaaaaaggaaaaggccttTAATGGAGATTTCTTTCAAGGATCTGACTCTTACATTGAAAGCTCAAAACAAACACATATTGAGATATGTTACTGGGAAAATTAAACCTGGCCGCATCACTGCTGTCATGGGTCCATCAGGGGCTGGCAAGACAACATTTCTTTCAGCTCTAGCCGGAAAGGCATTGGGATGCTCAGTCACtggttcaatttttataaatggAAGGAATGAATCAATCCACTCCTTTAAGAAAATTACTGGCTTTGTGCCACAAGATGATGTAGTTCATGGAAACCTAACAGTGGAAGAGAATCTCTGGTTCAGTGCACAGTGCAG GCTATCTGCTGACTTGTCAAAACCAGAAAAAGTTCTGGTTGTTGAAAGAGTTATAGAATTCTTGGGGCTTCAATCTGTGCGCAATGCCTTGGTTGGAACTGTGGAAAAAAGAGGGATCTCTGGAGGCCAAAGGAAGCGTGTAAATGTTGGATTGGAAATGGTTATGGAACCTTCGCTCTTGATCTTGGATGAACCCACATCTGGCTTGGACAGTGCATCATCTCAGCTCCTTCTAAGAGCACTAAGACGCGAAGCTCTTGAGGGAGTGAACATTTGCATGGTGGTTCACCAACCCAG CTATGCTTTGTTCAAGATGTTTGATGACCTGATACTTCTGGGAAAAGGTGGTCTTACTGTCTATCATGGATCTGCCAAGAAAGTTGAAGAATACTTTTCAGGTCTGGGGATCAATATTCCGGAGCGGATTAATCCTCCTGATTACTTCATTGACATTTTGGAGGGCATAACAACACCTGGTGGAAGCTCAGGACTCAGTTATAAAGAGCTGCCAGTTAGATGGATGCTTCATAATGGATATCCAATTCCTCTTGATATGAGGCAGAATGCAGTTCAATTTGATATGTCCCAGAGTGTAAATTCAGCTAATGAAATAGATCCCAATGGATCTGGTCATGTCGGTAAAACCTTTGCCGGAGAATTATGGCAAGATATGAGAAACAATGTGGAACTGAAGAGGGAGAAGATaagactcaatttttttaaatccaaGGATTTATCTAACCGGAAAACTCCTGGTGTTTTCAAGCAATATAAGTACTTTCTTATACG GGTTGGGAAGCAGCGACTACGAGAAGCTAGGATCCAAGCCATTGATTATCTTATTTTGTTACTTGCTGGAGCCTGCTTAGGATCACTTACCAAATCAGGTGACCAAACATTTGGTGCAGCTGGGTACACCTATACGGTGATTGCTGTAT CTCTTCTGTGCAAAATAGCGGCCTTGAGATCATTTTCTCTGGATAAATTACACTACTGGAGGGAGAGTGATTCTGGCATGAGCAGCTTGGCTTATTTCCTCTCCAAAGACACAATTGATCTTTTCAATACACTGATCAAGCCTGTGGTGTATCTTTCTATGTTCTATTTCTTCACCAATCCGATATCAACTTTTGCAGATAATTATGTTGTGCTGCTTTGTCTTGTATACTGTGTCACTGGCATAGCCTATGCATTGTCCATATTTTTTGAACCTGGCGCAGCCCAGCTg tGGTCAGTACTTCTGCCAGTTGTTTTGACTCTCATTGCAACACAACCAAAAGATAGtaaagtgttgaagaatatagctAATTTATGCTACTCTAAGTGGGCTTTACAAGCATTAGTTGTTGCAAATGCTGAAAG GTATCAGGGAGTGTGGCTCATAACTCGTTGTGGTTCACTTTTGAAAAGTGGCTACAATCTTCATGATTGGAGTTTGTGCATATCCATACTCATTCTTATGGGTGTAATTGCCCGGGCTATAGCATTTTTCTGTATGGTCACCTTCCGAAAGAAGTAA
- the LOC114403557 gene encoding ABC transporter G family member 24-like isoform X1 produces MCRWSIKSMHLRVPIVVLSLFLGMMQLPCQEVNDYDQIDSPAVLPLVTQLVYSQISNLTSILSQEISKESTFCIKDPDADWNQAFNFSSDLGFLASCIKKTRGDIAKRLCTAAEVRFFLNSLLGKSVSANYLKPNKNCNLTSWVSGCEPGWACSVPSSQKVDLKNSKEIPARTSNCQACCEGFFCPHGITCMIPCPLGSYCPLATLNKTTGICEPYLYQLPPMQPNHTCGGANVWADVSSSSEIFCSAGSYCPTTTKRIPCSSGHYCRMGSTSEKRCFKLSSCNSNTATQNMHAYGIMLIAALSTLLLIIYNCSDQVLTTRERRVAKSREAAARSARKTANARQRWQFAKDATKKGAMGLQAQLSRTFKKDVANLEKVKILNQATSEADIELLSHSGPTTSSMVASSSLAPKEKGKEPNGLMQIIHEIENDPDINDHLHTEIETRDTGVRANAPKGKQPHTHSQIFKYAYSQLEKEKAEQQENKKLTFSGVIKMATNTEKRKRPLMEISFKDLTLTLKAQNKHILRYVTGKIKPGRITAVMGPSGAGKTTFLSALAGKALGCSVTGSIFINGRNESIHSFKKITGFVPQDDVVHGNLTVEENLWFSAQCRLSADLSKPEKVLVVERVIEFLGLQSVRNALVGTVEKRGISGGQRKRVNVGLEMVMEPSLLILDEPTSGLDSASSQLLLRALRREALEGVNICMVVHQPSYALFKMFDDLILLGKGGLTVYHGSAKKVEEYFSGLGINIPERINPPDYFIDILEGITTPGGSSGLSYKELPVRWMLHNGYPIPLDMRQNAVQFDMSQSVNSANEIDPNGSGHVGKTFAGELWQDMRNNVELKREKIRLNFFKSKDLSNRKTPGVFKQYKYFLIRVGKQRLREARIQAIDYLILLLAGACLGSLTKSGDQTFGAAGYTYTVIAVSLLCKIAALRSFSLDKLHYWRESDSGMSSLAYFLSKDTIDLFNTLIKPVVYLSMFYFFTNPISTFADNYVVLLCLVYCVTGIAYALSIFFEPGAAQLWSVLLPVVLTLIATQPKDSKVLKNIANLCYSKWALQALVVANAERYQGVWLITRCGSLLKSGYNLHDWSLCISILILMGVIARAIAFFCMVTFRKK; encoded by the exons ATGTGTAGGTGGAGCATTAAGTCAATGCATTTGAGGGTGCCCATTGTGGTGTTGAGCTTGTTCCTTGGGATGATGCAGTTGCCGTGCCAAGAAGTGAATGACTATGACCAAATCGATAGCCCTGCTGTTCTTCCCCTCGTTACTCAGCTTGTCTATAGTCAAATCTCCAATTTGACATCAATACTCAGTCAGGAAATAAGCAAAGAGTCCACTTTTTGTATCAAAGATCC GGATGCTGATTGGAATCaagcatttaatttttcatctgaTTTGGGCTTCTTGGCGTCTTGCATTAAGAAGACTAGAG GAGATATTGCAAAACGTTTGTGTACAGCAGCAGAAGTGAGGTTTTTCTTAAATAGTTTGTTGGGAAAATCTGTAAGTGCCAATTATTTAAAGCCTAACAAGAACTGCAATTTAACGTCATGGGTCTCTGGTTGTGAGCCAGGATGGGCCTGTAGTGTTCCCTCAAGCCAGAAGGTTGACCTTAAAAATTCAAAGGAGATACCTGCAAGAACTTCGAATTGTCAAGCATGTTGTGAAGGCTTCTTTTGTCCTCATGGGATTACATGCATGATAC CATGCCCTTTAGGTTCTTATTGCCCTCTTGCTACACTGAATAAAACAACTGGCATTTGTGAACC ATATCTTTATCAGCTGCCTCCAATGCAGCCAAACCATACCTGTGGTGGAGCAAATGTTTGGGCTGATGTTAGTAGCAGTAGTGAGATATTTTGCTCAGCTGGATCATACtgcccaacaacaacaaaaagaatTCCTTGCAGTAGTGG GCATTACTGCAGGATGGGCTCCACATCTGAGAAAA GATGCTTCAAGTTGAGTTCATGTAATTCAAACACAGCAACCcaaaatatgcatgcatatgGAATTATGCTCATT GCTGCTTTGAGTACTTTGCTACTCATTATTTACAATTGTTCTGACCAAGTTCTAACTACTAGGGAAAGAAGAGTGGCCAAATCTAGAGAAGCAGCAGCTAGAAGTGCAAGGAAGACTGCAAATGCACGCCAAAGATGGCAATTTGCAAAAGATGCCACTAAGAAGGGTGCAATGGGGCTGCAAGCTCAGCTATCACGCACCTTCAAGAAGGATGTGGCAAATCtggaaaaagttaaaattttgaatcaaGCAACTTCTGAAGCAGATATTGAATTGTTGTCACATTCAGGACCTACAACTTCAAGCATGGTTGCAAGTTCATCTCTGGCGccaaaggaaaagggaaaagaaccTAATGGTCTTATGCAGATAATacatgaaattgaaaatgatccaGATATTAATGACCACCTTCATACAGAAATAGAAACCAGAGATACAGGTGTTAGAGCAAATGCGCCAAAGGGAAAACAACCACATACTCATAGCCAAATTTTTAAGTATGCATATTCTCAACTTGAAAAAGAGAAGGCTGAGCAACAAGAAAACAAGAAGCTTACCTTCTCGGGGGTAATTAAAATGGCTACAAACactgaaaaaaggaaaaggccttTAATGGAGATTTCTTTCAAGGATCTGACTCTTACATTGAAAGCTCAAAACAAACACATATTGAGATATGTTACTGGGAAAATTAAACCTGGCCGCATCACTGCTGTCATGGGTCCATCAGGGGCTGGCAAGACAACATTTCTTTCAGCTCTAGCCGGAAAGGCATTGGGATGCTCAGTCACtggttcaatttttataaatggAAGGAATGAATCAATCCACTCCTTTAAGAAAATTACTGGCTTTGTGCCACAAGATGATGTAGTTCATGGAAACCTAACAGTGGAAGAGAATCTCTGGTTCAGTGCACAGTGCAG GCTATCTGCTGACTTGTCAAAACCAGAAAAAGTTCTGGTTGTTGAAAGAGTTATAGAATTCTTGGGGCTTCAATCTGTGCGCAATGCCTTGGTTGGAACTGTGGAAAAAAGAGGGATCTCTGGAGGCCAAAGGAAGCGTGTAAATGTTGGATTGGAAATGGTTATGGAACCTTCGCTCTTGATCTTGGATGAACCCACATCTGGCTTGGACAGTGCATCATCTCAGCTCCTTCTAAGAGCACTAAGACGCGAAGCTCTTGAGGGAGTGAACATTTGCATGGTGGTTCACCAACCCAG CTATGCTTTGTTCAAGATGTTTGATGACCTGATACTTCTGGGAAAAGGTGGTCTTACTGTCTATCATGGATCTGCCAAGAAAGTTGAAGAATACTTTTCAGGTCTGGGGATCAATATTCCGGAGCGGATTAATCCTCCTGATTACTTCATTGACATTTTGGAGGGCATAACAACACCTGGTGGAAGCTCAGGACTCAGTTATAAAGAGCTGCCAGTTAGATGGATGCTTCATAATGGATATCCAATTCCTCTTGATATGAGGCAGAATGCAGTTCAATTTGATATGTCCCAGAGTGTAAATTCAGCTAATGAAATAGATCCCAATGGATCTGGTCATGTCGGTAAAACCTTTGCCGGAGAATTATGGCAAGATATGAGAAACAATGTGGAACTGAAGAGGGAGAAGATaagactcaatttttttaaatccaaGGATTTATCTAACCGGAAAACTCCTGGTGTTTTCAAGCAATATAAGTACTTTCTTATACG GGTTGGGAAGCAGCGACTACGAGAAGCTAGGATCCAAGCCATTGATTATCTTATTTTGTTACTTGCTGGAGCCTGCTTAGGATCACTTACCAAATCAGGTGACCAAACATTTGGTGCAGCTGGGTACACCTATACGGTGATTGCTGTAT CTCTTCTGTGCAAAATAGCGGCCTTGAGATCATTTTCTCTGGATAAATTACACTACTGGAGGGAGAGTGATTCTGGCATGAGCAGCTTGGCTTATTTCCTCTCCAAAGACACAATTGATCTTTTCAATACACTGATCAAGCCTGTGGTGTATCTTTCTATGTTCTATTTCTTCACCAATCCGATATCAACTTTTGCAGATAATTATGTTGTGCTGCTTTGTCTTGTATACTGTGTCACTGGCATAGCCTATGCATTGTCCATATTTTTTGAACCTGGCGCAGCCCAGCTg tGGTCAGTACTTCTGCCAGTTGTTTTGACTCTCATTGCAACACAACCAAAAGATAGtaaagtgttgaagaatatagctAATTTATGCTACTCTAAGTGGGCTTTACAAGCATTAGTTGTTGCAAATGCTGAAAG GTATCAGGGAGTGTGGCTCATAACTCGTTGTGGTTCACTTTTGAAAAGTGGCTACAATCTTCATGATTGGAGTTTGTGCATATCCATACTCATTCTTATGGGTGTAATTGCCCGGGCTATAGCATTTTTCTGTATGGTCACCTTCCGAAAGAAGTAA